One genomic region from Dehalococcoidia bacterium encodes:
- a CDS encoding ABC transporter permease encodes MSVVSSEVAAPVAAPGEIAVALPGSGRAARIRRLLRSQPLGVFGLLVILALILVAILAPQIAPYDPTSIQFHNLLRPNATNLFGTDDKGRDIFSRVIYGSRTSLEVGIIATAVGVIGGTFIGLVSGYFGGWSDMAIQRVMDAMMAFPILILALIMIAVVGPSIRNLMAIVGVAIIPGIGRIVRGIVLSEKENMYVEAARTLGARPERIIFRHILPNLLAPLIVIATSLLAGAILIEASLSFLGLGTPPPTPSWGADLSGQAQRYFTHAPWMAIFPGAALSLVVLGFNLLGDALRDILDPRLRGGR; translated from the coding sequence ATGAGTGTTGTATCGAGCGAGGTCGCTGCACCCGTCGCCGCGCCGGGCGAGATCGCCGTCGCCCTGCCCGGCAGCGGGCGCGCGGCACGAATCCGGCGGCTGCTGCGCAGTCAGCCGCTCGGCGTCTTCGGCCTGCTGGTGATCCTGGCGTTAATCCTCGTCGCGATCCTGGCGCCGCAGATCGCGCCCTACGACCCGACGAGCATCCAATTTCACAACCTGCTCCGCCCCAACGCCACCAACCTATTCGGCACCGACGACAAGGGCCGGGACATCTTCAGCCGCGTGATCTACGGCAGCCGCACCTCGCTGGAAGTCGGGATCATCGCCACGGCGGTCGGCGTGATCGGCGGCACCTTCATCGGCCTGGTCTCCGGCTACTTCGGCGGCTGGAGTGATATGGCGATCCAGCGGGTGATGGACGCGATGATGGCGTTCCCCATCCTGATCCTGGCGCTGATCATGATCGCCGTGGTCGGGCCGTCGATCCGCAACCTGATGGCGATAGTCGGCGTGGCGATCATCCCCGGCATCGGACGCATCGTGCGCGGCATCGTGCTGAGCGAAAAGGAGAACATGTATGTCGAGGCGGCGCGCACCCTGGGGGCGCGCCCCGAGCGCATCATCTTCCGACATATCCTGCCGAACTTGCTGGCGCCGCTGATCGTGATCGCGACCTCGCTGCTGGCGGGCGCGATCCTGATCGAGGCGAGCCTGAGCTTCCTCGGCCTGGGCACGCCACCGCCCACCCCGTCGTGGGGCGCCGACCTGAGCGGCCAGGCGCAGCGTTATTTCACCCATGCGCCGTGGATGGCGATCTTTCCCGGCGCTGCGCTCAGCCTGGTGGTGCTCGGCTTCAACTTGCTCGGCGATGCTCTGCGCGACATTCTCGATCCGCGCCTGCGCGGCGGTCGCTGA
- a CDS encoding ABC transporter permease — MRRYILRRLLLMIPVLLLITVAVASMMRLVPGDPATLALGQAASAKDRQAFRHAYHLDDSLPVQYLRWWSDVLHGDLGRSVVHRTTVSAELRSRLPSTLELVVLGTLFTVILGIPLGVLSAVKRNSAWDYAIRVFSIGGQSVPGFWLGTLLLILPAIWWNYLPPIGKVSLFDNPARNLQQYYLPALVLAIGGSAGIMRLERSTVLEVLRNDYVRTAYAKGLAERRVIVGHVLKNSLIPVVTVIGLQIAALFGGAVILETIFNLPGVGLLFIDSIYVRDYPVIQGLTFFLAVILLLANLVVDLSYAWLDPRIRYT, encoded by the coding sequence ATGCGACGTTACATTCTGCGCCGCCTGCTGCTGATGATCCCGGTCCTGCTGCTGATCACGGTCGCCGTGGCGTCGATGATGCGGCTCGTTCCCGGCGATCCGGCGACGCTGGCGCTCGGCCAGGCCGCGTCGGCGAAAGACCGGCAGGCGTTCCGTCACGCCTATCACCTGGACGATTCCTTGCCCGTCCAGTACCTGCGCTGGTGGAGCGACGTGCTGCACGGCGACCTCGGGCGATCGGTCGTGCATCGTACGACCGTGAGCGCGGAGCTGCGCTCGCGGCTGCCGAGCACACTTGAGCTTGTCGTGCTTGGCACCCTGTTCACGGTCATCCTCGGCATCCCCCTGGGTGTGCTTTCGGCGGTGAAGCGGAATTCGGCCTGGGACTATGCGATCCGCGTGTTCAGCATCGGCGGCCAGTCCGTACCTGGCTTTTGGCTGGGCACGCTGCTGCTCATCCTGCCTGCGATCTGGTGGAACTATCTGCCGCCGATCGGCAAGGTGTCGCTGTTCGACAATCCGGCGCGCAATTTGCAGCAGTACTATTTGCCGGCATTGGTGCTGGCGATCGGCGGCTCGGCCGGGATCATGCGGCTGGAGCGTTCTACGGTGCTGGAGGTGTTGCGCAACGACTACGTGCGGACCGCGTATGCGAAAGGGCTGGCAGAACGGCGGGTGATTGTGGGCCATGTGCTCAAGAATTCGCTCATTCCCGTGGTGACGGTAATCGGACTGCAAATCGCCGCGCTCTTCGGAGGCGCGGTCATCCTGGAGACGATCTTCAACCTGCCTGGCGTCGGGCTGCTCTTCATCGACTCCATCTACGTGCGCGATTATCCGGTGATCCAGGGGCTGACGTTCTTCCTGGCCGTAATCTTGCTGCTCGCCAATCTCGTGGTCGATCTCTCCTACGCCTGGCTCGACCCAAGGATTCGGTATACATGA